A stretch of DNA from Candidatus Pseudomonas phytovorans:
AGTGGCAGCGGAACACCTGGCCTGCAGTTTCGCCATCCTGGGCTTCGACTTCTACCTGCACGCCAAAGTGCGCGATCACCAGGCCCAGTTGCTCTGGCCCCAGGTCGCCGCCCTCCAGTTCCTGCAGCGCATGCTGCTCGCGTTTGGCGGCGCGAGCGGCGCGCTCACCCTGGATTTTTTCGATCCGCCAGTTCTGGCGGCGATTGAGCTGGCGTTTGGCCATGAAGGTACCGTGAGAAAGGCCCGGGTAGGGCATTGAAAACGGCTGGCAGTTTAGCACGCCAGGCGTTGGACTATTTCGCTTACCTTTGTTGCGCGAATGGGCGTGCTTTGGCCGCTAGGCTAATATGACGGCCTATATGAGGAGCCCTGCATGCAAAACCCACAGAACCTGATCTGGATCGATCTGGAAATGACCGGCCTGGATCCGGACAGTGATGTCATCATCGAGATGGCCACCATCGTCACCGACAGCGAGCTGAACACCCTGGCCGAAGGCCCGGTAATCGCCATCCACCACAGTGACGAAGTGCTGGCGCGTATGGACGAATGGAACACCCGCACCCATGGCGGTTCGGGGCTGACCCAGCGCGTGCGCGAGAGCAAGGTCAGCATGGCTGAAGCCGAGGCGCAGACCATCGCCTTCCTCGAACAGTGGGTGCCCAAAGGCAAGTCGCCGATCTGCGGCAACAGCATCTGCCAGGACCGCCGCTTCCTCTATCGCCACATGCGCAACCTGGAAAACTACTTCCACTACCGCAACCTGGATGTCTCCACTCTGAAGGAGCTGGCCGCACGATGGGCACCGGACGTGCGTGACAGCTTCAAGAAGGGCAATACCCACCTGGCGCTGGACGACATCCGCGAATCGATCGCCGAGTTGCGCCACTACCGCGAGCACTTCATCAAGGTGTG
This window harbors:
- the orn gene encoding oligoribonuclease, which gives rise to MQNPQNLIWIDLEMTGLDPDSDVIIEMATIVTDSELNTLAEGPVIAIHHSDEVLARMDEWNTRTHGGSGLTQRVRESKVSMAEAEAQTIAFLEQWVPKGKSPICGNSICQDRRFLYRHMRNLENYFHYRNLDVSTLKELAARWAPDVRDSFKKGNTHLALDDIRESIAELRHYREHFIKV